The Triticum dicoccoides isolate Atlit2015 ecotype Zavitan unplaced genomic scaffold, WEW_v2.0 scaffold107582, whole genome shotgun sequence nucleotide sequence GGCGAACTCCTCCGCCTCTTGCACCAtgcgctcgatctcctcctggctgATGCTGCGGCCGGCGCTGCTGATCTCGATCTTCTCCGACCGGCCGGTGCCCTTGTCCGCCGCCCCCACGTGCAGGATGCCGTTCACGTCCACCTCCAGCGTCACCTCGATCTGCGGCGTGCCCCTCGGCGCCGGCGCGATCCCGGTGAGGTCGAACTTGCCCAGCAGCCGGTTGTCCTTGGTCATGCTCCGCTCGCCCTCGAACACCGTGATGGTCACCGTCGTCTGCCTGTCCTGGTACGTGGTGAACATCTTGGCCCTCTTGGTCGGGATCGGCGAGTTCCGGGGGATCACGCTCGTCATCACGCCGCCGGCAGTCTCG carries:
- the LOC119342884 gene encoding luminal-binding protein 2-like; its protein translation is MTSVIPRNSPIPTKRAKMFTTYQDRQTTVTITVFEGERSMTKDNRLLGKFDLTGIAPAPRGTPQIEVTLEVDVNGILHVGAADKGTGRSEKIEISSAGRSISQEEIERMVQEAEEFAEEDRKVRDKVDARNKLEAYVYSARPTADGELGAKMNADDRERVKEAAREAGEWLEANPEADKDDYAEKLKELEDVCSPAFAAAYGNAGGGHDDDAEEDNDHDEL